From a single Cryptococcus deuterogattii R265 chromosome 5, complete sequence genomic region:
- a CDS encoding flavin-containing monooxygenase, whose translation MAPTALKTEVDGQQVDVADLKGKIVNNQKEIEVESPDEKDPVAPNFMYDFKYNTPLPTFDREGRDFPADTDAPAIVNEFVVNKLAPALQSGDGKAFAGLFFEKGIWRDKVAFTWTYRTFNFHDAIEHAATDLLPSAHIENITIIAPSPSVQRPYPDLSYIQAHLTLDTEQVKASVVMNLLNTDEGIKIWTFHSVIEGLRAFPELPNRDGHMTGPISWAAQREKDTDFQGQEPDVVIVGGGHNGLMMAARLKALGVPTIIIEKNKHIGDNWRQRYEYLSLHFPHWADHFPYMPYPEHWPVYTPAGKLGDWLEWYASAMELHAWTGSSIVKCEQDANGAWTIEVDRGNKGHRTVKPKHVVIATSLCGVPTQPVTPGEEKFRGVIRHSTAHDSSREWVGKKVLVVGTSSSGFDTAYDFARRDIDVTLLQRSPTYVMSLTHSVPRALGHYEPKGQERPDLDACDRISYATPVGPAEEMGRRGAIELEELDKEMLDGLKAKGFKTWRGQRGTGVQTLGYTKNGGFYFEAGACQQIINGKVKVEQGYIEKFTEDKVILSGGREKEYDLVIMATGFSNTIDSIRMILGDDVAKRCNPIWGMDEEGEIKSAYRECGVPNLWIMVGTLQHGRYHSKRVALRIKGILEGVAAEPYLA comes from the exons ATGGCCCCTACTGCTCTCAAAACCGAAGTCGATGGCCAACAGGTAGATGTGGCCGACCTCAAAGGCAAAATCGTCAACAACCAGAAGGAGATCGAAGTTGAGTCGCCCGATGAAAAGGATCCCGTCGCCCCCAACTTTATGTATGATTTCAAGTACAACACTCCCCTCCCCACCTTTGACCGTGAAGGTCGAGACTTTCCCGCAGACACAGATGCCCCAGCTATCGTGAATGAGTTTGTTGTGAACAAGCTTGCACCCGCACTCCAATCCGGTGATGGCAAGGCTTTTGCTGGTCTCTTCTTTGAAAAGG GTATCTGGCGTGACAAAGTCGCATTCACCTGGACCTACCGAACCTTCAACTTCCACGACGCCATCGAGCATGCCGCTACCGACCTCTTGCCTTCCGCCCACATCGAAaacatcaccatcatcgccCCATCGCCTTCCGTCCAGCGCCCCTATCCCGATCTCTCGTACATCCAGGCGCATCTTACCCTCGATACAGAGCAGGTCAAAGCATCTGTGGTCATGAACCTTCTCAACACCGATGAAGGCATCAAGATCTGGACCTTCCACTCCGTCATTGAGGGTCTGCGAGCCTTTCCTGAACTTCCCAACCGTGACGGTCACATGACGGGTCCTATCAGCTGGGCGGCgcagagggaaaaagacaCCGACTTTCAGGGGCAAGAGCCGGACGTGGTGATCGTCGGCGGTGGGCACAA CGGACTTATGATGGCAGCGCGATTGAAGGCGTTGGGTGTtcccaccatcatcatcgagaAGAACAAGCATATCGGTGACAATTGGCGTCAACGATACGAATATCTTTCCCTCCACTTCCCTCACTGGGCCG ACCATTTCCCTTATATGCCTTACCCAGAGCACTGGCCAGTGTACACGCCCGCCGGGAAACTTGGTGACTGGCTCGAATGGTACGCAAGTGCCATGGAACTTCACGCATGGACTGGCTCTTCGATTGTCAAATGCGAGCAAGATGCCAACGGTGCATGGACCATCGAGGTGGATCGCGGCAACAAAGGGCACCGTACCGTCAAACCCAAACACGTTGTCATAGCAACCTCTCTCTGCGGTGTCCCGACGCAGCCAGTCACTCCCGGAGAAGAGAAGTTCCGTGGCGTCATTCGTCATTCTACTGCGCACGACAGTTCCCGTGAGTGGGTGGGAAAGAAAGTCCTAGTTGTTGGaacctcatcttctggttTCGACACCGCTTACGACTTTGCTCGACGTGACATTGATGTGACTCTCCTCCAACGGTCCCCCACCTACGTCATGAGCCTTACTCACTCCGTCCCCCGCGCCCTCGGTCACTACGAGCCAAAGGGTCAGGAACGACCCGATCTCGATGCATGCGACCGTATTTCGTACGCTACACCTGTTGGACCTGCTGAGGAGATGGGTCGTCGGGGAGCGATCGAGTTAGAGGAGCTTGACAAGGAAATGCTTGATGGCTTGAAGGCCAAAGGTTTCAAGACATGGCGAGGTCAGAGGGGTACTGGTGTGCAAACACTTGGTTATACCAAGAACGGCGGTTTCTACTTTGAAGCCGGTGCCTGCCAGCAGATCATCAACGGGAAAGTCAAGGTTGAACAGGGTTACATTGAAAA ATTCACCGAGGACAAGGTCATTCTCAGTGGTGGACGAGAAAAGGAGTATGATCTGGTCATTATGGCTACCGGTTTCTCTAACACCATCGACTCGATCCGTATGATCCTCGGAGACGACGTTGCAAAGCGATGCAACCCAATCTGGGGtatggatgaggagggagagatcAAATCAGCGTACCGAGAGTGTGGTGTCCCCAACTTGTGGATCATGGTTG GAACATTGCAACACGGTAGATATCATTCCAAGAGGGTCGCTTTACGCATCAAGGGTATCCTTGAGGGAGTTGCGGCTGAACCGTACCTTGCATAG
- a CDS encoding 3-hydroxyacyl-CoA dehydrogenase encodes MSLSGRAYIVTGGAGTIGGAISRDIIARGGVVMIFDMLDEEAGAAKAKSYDAEKAFYFKTDIVDTEKVDAACKAALKALPQGVKLFGGVHCAAIAPGRQWNHKLKDSIPVMQKLLHVNTFGTFVVDACIADAINSQYPDNGPFAPRVKEERGCIVNISSVVAKPVPARCLTYGSSKTAVLGISQGLSDFLGPYGIRVCTVSPAVVASQLNHAGRLPYFIKEIEASCIFPHRVSEPTEVSAAVSFILENPMLNDMDLRVDGGWRNSSNWGGEKDPRENAIALE; translated from the exons ATGTCTCTCTCAGGCCGAG CTTACATTGTTACCGGTGGTGCCGGTACCATTGGTGGTGCGATCTCTCGCGACATCATTGCCAGGGGCGGAGTGGTTATG ATCTTCGACAtgttggatgaggaggcCGGCGCCGCCAAGGCCAAGAGCTACGACGCTGAGAAGGCTTTCTATTTTAAAACCGACATTGTCGACACCGAGAAGGTCGATGCCGCGTGTAAGGCTGCCCTCAAAGCGCTTCCCCAGGGTGTCAAGCTTTTTGGTGGTGTTCACTGTGCGGCCATTGCACCAGGACGTCAATGGAACCACAAGTTGAAGGACAGTATTCCT GTCATGCAAAAACTCCTCCACGTTAACACCTTCGGTACCTTCGTTGTAGACGCTTGCATCGCCGATGCTATCAACTCCCAATACCCCGACAATGGTCCTTTCGCTCCTCGAGTTAAGGAGGAGCGAGGATGCATCGTCAACATCTCTTCCGTTGTTGCTAAGCCCGTTCCTGCCCGATGTCTCACCTACGGTAGCTCCAAGA CTGCCGTCCTCGGTATCTCTCAGGGTCTTTCTGATTTTCTCGGCCCATACGGTATCCGAGTTTGCACTGTATCCCCCGCCGTTGTCGCATCCCAGCTCAACCACGCTGGCCGCCTG CCCTACTTCATaaaggagattgaagctTCCTGCATCTTCCCCCACCGAGTTTCCGAGCCCACCGAGGTTTCTGCCGCCGTCTCCTTCATTTTGGAAAACCCCATGCTCAACGACATGGACCTCCGAGTGGATGGTGGATGGCGTAACAGCTCCAACTggggtggagagaaggacc CCCGTGAGAACGCTATTGCCCTGGAGTAA